The nucleotide sequence GTCGACCCGGCGTCATCGTCCTCGGGCTGGTCCGCGGCGGCGTACCCGTCGCCCAGGTGATCGCCGACCGGCTCGGCGCGCCGCTGGACGTGCTGGTGATCCGGAAGCTCGGCATGCCCTGGGCCCCCGAGGTCGCCTACGGCGCACTCGGCCCCGGCGGCGTGCAGGTGCTCAACGACATGATCGCCGACCGCATCGACCCGGACGAGCGCGCCGACGTACGCCGGCGCGAGCAGACCGAACTGGACCGCCGCGAGCAGCTCTACCGGGGCGGCCGCCCCCAGCTCGACCTGGCCGGGCGCACCGCCGTCATCGTCGACGACGGGCTGGCCACCGGCGCCACCGCCCGCGCCGCCGTGCAGGTGGCCCGGCACCTGGGCGCCGCCCGCGTGGTGGTGGCCGTCCCGGTCGGCTCCGACCAGGCGTACGAGATGCTCGCCGCCGAGGCCGACCAGGTGATCTGCGACCAGATCCCACCCGATTTCGCCGCCGTCGGGGCCTACTACGACGACTTCCACGAGGTCTCCGACGACGAGGTGACGCAGGCGCTCAGCGCCACCGCGTGATTCCACCGGGTACCTTCGGTGTCATGCAGCTCACCTGCCCCAAATGCCATGGAGAGATGCGCCAGTACGAGCGCAGCGGAGTGATCATCGACCAGTGCGGCGAATGCCGCGGCATCTTCCTCGACCGCGGCGAACTCGAGAAGCTGTTCGAGGCTGAGGCGAACTGGAACCAGCAGCACGGCGCGCGGCAGGCCGCGCCGGCCGGAGGCGGCTACACCCCGCCCCCGCCCCCGCCGCCCGCCGCCGCTCCCCACCAGCCCGGCTACGGCGCCGTCCCACCGCCGCCCCCGCCGCCGCCCGGCCACGGCTACGCGCAGCCCGCGTACGGCCAGCACTACGGCTACCACGGCCACTACCGCCGCAAGAAGAAGCACCACGGCTTCCTCGGCGAACTGTTCGACTGACCGTCGCCACGCCGGGCCGGCGACCCACCGGCCCGGCGTCACCGCCGTGCCGAGTCCGCCACGTCGTGGCAGGCTGCACGGCATGACCGCGATCCGGCAGCACGAGGCGCTGGCGCAGGCGTACGACGGCATCACGGCCGTCGTCACCCCACTCGACGACGCCGACCTGCAACGACCCACCCGCTGCCGCGGCTGGCTCGTCGCCGACCTGCTCTTCCACGTGCTCTGCGACGCGCAACGGGCGCTCGTCACCCTCGCCAGCCCGGCACCCGGCCCGGCCGACGTCGACGACGTCAGCTACTGGCGCGCGTTCACCCCGGGCGGCGACGACGAGGCGAGCGTGAAGCACGCCTGGTGGGCCCGCCGCTCCGCCGCCGCCTTCGACCGGCCCAGCGGCGTGGTACGCATCTGGTCCGACACGGCGCCCGCCGCCGCGCGCGCGGCCGCGGCCGCGGACCCCGACGGGCACGTGACCACGCAGGGGCACGTGCTGCGCGTACCCGATTTCCTCGCCACCCTGACCACCGAGGCGGTCATCCACCACCTCGACCTGGTGCTGGACCTGCCCGGCGCACCGCTCCCCACGGAGGCCCCCACCCGGGTGGCGGTGGCCACGGTGGACGGGCTGCTCCCCGATGACGCGGTCCGGCCGACCGGCTGGGACGACCGGGACTACCTGCTCAAGGCCACCGGCCGGGTGCCGCTGACCGACCGCGACCGGCTGGAGCTGGGCGAGGCCGCCGGCTGGTTCCCCCTGCTCGGGTGACGGCTGCGCCGCTCCGGCTCAGACGATGGCCATGTCGACGAATCGGGACAGGTGCAACTGGGCGGCAACCGTGATCGTGTCCGTCGGGCCATTTCGATGCTTGGCGACGATCAGGTCCGCCTCCCCGGCCCGCGGCGACTCCTTGTCGTAGTAGTCGTCGCGGTGCAACAGGATGACGACGTCGGCGTCCTGCTCGATCGAGCCCGATTCACGTAGGTCAGACAGCTGCGGGCGCTTGTCGGTGCGCTGCTCCGGGCCACGGTTCAGCTGGCTCACCGCGATCACCGGGCACTCGACCTCCTTGGCCAGCAGCTTCAGGCCACGGGACAGGTCCGCGACCTCCTGCTGCCGGCTCTCGGTGCGCTTCGGCGAGGTCATCAGCTGGAGGTAGTCGACCACGATCAGCTTGAGGTCGTGCTTCTGCTTGAGCCGCCGCGCCTTGGCCCGGATCTCCATGAGGTTCATGCTCGGCGTGTCGTCGACGAAGAGCGGCGCCTCGCTGATCTCACCCATGCACCGGGCCAGCTTGGTCCAGTCGTCGTCGGAGAGTTGGCCGCTGCGCAGCACGTGCAGCGGGACGCGCGCCTCGGCCGAGAGGAGTCGCATGACGATCTCGACCTTGCTCATTTCCAGCGAGAAGATCGCCGACGCCTGGTTGGCCCGAATGGCGGCGTTCCGGGCAAAGTCCATAGATGCGGTACTTTTACCCAAGCCCGGCCGGCCGGCCACGATGATGAGCTGCCCCGGGTGCAGGCCGTTGAGCAGGCGGTCGAGGTCGCTGAATCCGGTCGGCACACCGGTCATCACCCCGCCCTGGGCACCCACCGCCTCGATCTCGTCGAGCGTCGGCTGCAGCATGTCGGCCAGGACGGCGAAGTCCTCGCTGACCCGCTTCTCGGTCACCTCGTAGACCGCCTGCTGGGCGAGGTCGACGACGTCGTCGACGTCCCGGCTGCCGCCCTGGCCGGTGCCGTAGCCGAGCTGGACGATCCGGGTGCCGGCCTCGACGAGCCGGCGGAGCACGGCCCGCTCGCCGACGATGCGGGCGTAGTAGGCCGCGTTGGCCGCGGTGGGGACGCTGGCGATCAGGGTGTGCAGGTAGGGTGCGCCGCCGATCCGCGCCAGGTCGCCGGAGTCGGCGAGCGCGGCGGCCACGGTGATCGGGTCGGCCGGCTCACCGCGGCCGTAGATGTCGAGGATCGCGTCGAAGATGGTGGCGTGCACCGGGCGGTAGAAGTCGTTCGACTTGAGGATCTCGACGACGTCCGCGATGGCGTCCTTGGAGAGCAGCATGCCGCCGAGGACGCACTGCTCGGCGGCCACGTCCTGAGGCGGGGTCTTCTCGAACTGGCCGTCCCGCTGCGCGGGCGCGGGCGGCTGCCCCCCGGCCCGCTCCGAGCGCGTCTCGTCGGTGACCGACACGGGTCCCCCCTTGCTGCGTCGGATCGGATCCAGCTTCGCCGCCGGGTGTGACAACTTCCGACGACCTCCTGGTCGATCGGGGGTCATCGCCCGGGCGGTCGGGGGACCACGATACGGAACCCGAGCTCAGCCGCTCAACAGCACCGGTGGACGAGCCTCGGGACAACCTGTGGACGCCGGTGGACCGACATGTGCGCAGGGTGTGCACAGGGTGTGGATAAGTGATGGGGAATTTCGGCTGGCTCGGCGCTGACCTGCGGTTATTCAATCCCCACCCTGTGGACGGAAGATTTCGGGTCGAGCTTGGGCGCCGTTCGTCCCGTACTATCTCTGCGAACGGCTACACCTGGACAGCGGATTGCGCTATGGGTTGAGAAGGGTCACGCTCCGGCCGTGAGAAACCGGGACTGGGGAAGCGGGGAGGGCAGCCCGCGCGAGCGCCGCCCGAGGCCCTCCTGGGCCGCTCCCGCCGGCCCGCTCCCGATCGAATCCTCCGCCCCGGAGAGCTACCGCACGCCGAGTCGCCGGCGCGCCGTCGAGCGTGGCCAGGACGAGCCGGTCGACACCTACCTTCCGCGGTGGGCGCTCGAGTCGGGCATCCGGCGGGCCGACGGCGGCGGCCGGCACGCCGCGCGCGACGACGAGGACGCCGACCCGCCGTACTCGGGTGGGGGCTGGCGGGCGGAGCCTTCCTGGCGCCGCGACGACGACCGCCGCGACCTGCGCGCCATCGGCGCCGGCCCGGCGTCGGACCACACCGCCGAGTGGACCATGGACACCCCGCAGGATCAGGGGTACGTGGGAAGCCGGCGGGCCGACGGGGTCGAGGGTGAGCCGGTGTCCGGCGTGGCCCCGCGGAGCCGGCCGCGTCGCGCGGCGACCCGGCGGCCGCAGGTGACCTGGTCGGGGCTGGAGGAGTCGCCCACGTCCGGCGAGGACGGTGACCGGTGGGAGACGGAGCGGCCGACCCGGCGCAGCCGGCGCGTGACGGCCGATTCGTGGTCGCGGCCGGCGGTGGACCCGTGGGAGCGGGGCCGGGCGGCCGAGCCCGATCCGGCGGAGCAGCCGGCGGTCGACCCGTGGGACGCGTCGGGCGTGCACGCGTGGGCTCGTTCCACCGGCTCGGCCCGGTGGGACCAGGCGGAGGACCGCTGGGACCGGACGGAGCACACCGGCCAGTGGGACCGCTTCCCGGAGGCCGGCGCATGGGACCGGCGCGCCGGGACGGGCGCGTGGGACCGGCGCGCGGGCACCGGCCCGTGGGACCGGTCCGGCGACACCGCCCAGTGGGACCGGGCGCGGGAGACGGGTGCCTGGGACCGGAGCGCGGAGGTCGACCCGTGGGACCGGACGGCGCCGCCGGTACCGGCCCGGGAGGGTTGGGCGTCGCCGGAACGGGCCGAGGCGTTCTGGTCCGGCACGCGGCTGGCCGGCGACGATCCGCGCTGGACGGAGACGCCGCCGTCGGCCCCGCGGTCGCCGATGGTCGCCTCCCCCGCGCCACGCCCGGCGCCTCGCCGCCGGCCGGTCGCGCCGGTGGCGGCGGGCGGGGCCGGCGCGTCGACGCTGCGGCGGCGGGTGGAGACGGTCGGCGGCGGGTCGTGGGGCCGCCGGCTCGAGGACGACCTGCTCGACCCGGATCCCGGTGGTCCGCTGCGGCCGCTGGCCTACACGGCCGCGTGCTATCTGGTGCCGGCGTTGCTGCTCGTCGTCGGGCTGGTGTTCCTCGACGGGCAGCCGCCGGCGGGGTGCGTCACCGACATCACCGGGGGTGGTTGTGACTCGCCGCGTGCGCACGCCGTCGCCTCGTTGGTCGCGGGGGCGCCGCGGTTCGGGTTGGCGCTGCTGAGCAGTCTCGTGGTGGCGGTGGTGCTGCGCCGGGTCGGCACGACCTGGCGGTCGGCGACGGTGGCGTTGGCGGCGGCCGTGGTGGGCGGTGGTCTCTCCACCGTGGTGATCAGCGCGGTGACGGGCCAGCCGATCGGGTGAGGCCACGGCCGGGAGTTCCCGGCCGGACATGCGGAAGGGCCCGCACCGGGTGTCGGTGCGGGCCCTTCCGTCGTGCGGTGGGGTGTCAGCCCTTGACCACGTTCAGGTCGAACTTGGCGGTCACCTCGGGGTGCAGCCGGATGCTGACCGGGTAGGCGCCGAGCGACTTGATGTGGCTGGGCAGCACCAGCCGGCGGCGGTCCAGGGTCGGGCCGCCGGCCGCCTTGACGGCGTCGACGATCTCGGCCGGGGTGACCGAGCCGAACAGCCGACCGCCGTCGCCGGCGCGGGCCTTCAGGTTGACCTTCAGACCCTCGACCTGGGCCTTGACCTCGTTGGCGTGGTCGAGGTCGCGGATCTCGCGGGCCGCGCGGGCCCGCTGGATGACCGTGACCTGCTTCTCCGCGCCCTTGGTCCAGGCGATCGCGAAGCCCTGCGGCAGCAGGTAGTTACGGCCGTAGCCGTCCTTGACCTCGACGATGTCGCCCGGGGCACCGAGGCCGGACACCTCCTGAGTCAGGATGATCTTCATATCGGTGCCTCCTCTCAGCGGGTCGTGGCCGTGTACGGCAGGAGCGCCATCTCGCGGGCGTTCTTGACCGCACGGGCGATCTGCCGCTGCTGCTGCGAGGTCACGCCGGTCACCCGCCGAGCGCGGATCTTGCCGCGGTCGGAGATGAACTTGCGCAGCAGCGCGGTGTCCTTGTAGTCGATGTAGGTAATCCCGTCCTTGTCGAGCGGGTTCACCTTCTTCTTCGGCTTGCGAAGTGCCGCAGCCTTGGCCATTGCTCTTGCTCCTGGTTTGCGATCGCGGGCGCTCGGCGCCATTAGAACGGGGGCTCCTCGTCGAAGTTTCCGCCGCCCGAACCACCGCGCGAGGGAGCCGGGGCAGCCGAGGCCCAGGGGTCGTCGAAGTTGCCTCCGCCGCCACCCTGGCCACCACCACCACCGAAGCCGCCGCCTCCGCCACCCGAGCGGGACATCTTCTGCACCTTCGCCGTGGCGTAGCGCAGCGACGGGCCGATCTCGTCGACCTCCAGCTCGATGACGGTGCGCTTCTCACCCTCGCGCGTCTCGTACGACCGCTGACGCAGCCGGCCGGACACGATCACCCGGGCGCCGCGCTGCAGCGACTCGGCGACGTTCTCGGCGGCCTGCCGCCAGACCGTGCACGAGAGGAACAGCGGCTCGCCGTCCTTCCACTCGCCGGACGCCTTGTCCATGAAGCGGGGCGTCGAGGCGACGCGGAACTTGGCGACCGCCGCCCCGGAGGGGGTGAACCGCAACTCGGGGTCATCGGTCAGGTTGCCGATGACCGTGATGGTGGTGTCTCCTGCCATGACCATCTCCTCGCGCACTCATCTCTGTGCCCTACAGGCTCTCAGAGCCCTCCGACAGCGTCGATGAGGCTTGATCCGGACGTGCCGGGTCTAGATGCTCAGCGCATCTCCGGGCGGATGACCTTGGTGCGCAGCACCGACTCGTTGAGTCGGAGCTGACGGTCCAGCTCAGCCACGGCCTCCGGCGACGCCTGGAGGTCGATGACGGCGTAGATGCCCTCGGCCTTCTTGTTGATCTCGTACGCGAGGCGCCGGCGGCCCCACACGTCGGTCTTCTCCACCGAGCCACCCGCGGTCCGGATCACGTTCAGGTACGTGTCGAGCGACGGGGCGACGGTGCGCTCCTCGAGGCTGGGGTCGAGGATCACCATGACTTCGTAATGACGCAAGACGTGCTCACCTCCTGTGGGCTAAGCGGCCACGGTCCTTCCGTGGCAGGAGGTCGTGCGTCGTCACCCGCGACCGGAGCCCGGGGGAACCCGGCCGGACGCGGACAACCGGACCAGGATACCCGGTCCGGACGATCATGCCGGGCCCGGTCGCCCACGGCGTCAAGGCGCGGCGACAGGGGCCCACCTCCGGCGTCGCATACCGGAAGGTGGACCCCTGTCCACGGGGCCGCGGGGCGTCCCGTCCGCATTCCTTGGGTGGGACCTGGGGAGGAACGACCACACCGATGAGGTTGGATCGAGGACGCCCCGCGGAGCTTTATCGTGTTGTTACCTGGTCTGACCATACAACGGCTCTCGTCACCTCTTGGGGGAAATGGAGGAATTCGCCGGACTGGTTCTGCGGCGGCCTTCAGGTGTGACGAGCGGATCCCGCCCCGTCGTGCCGGGCCGCACGGCGGGGCGTCCCGTTGCCGGGGGTCTCGGCCTCACCCGCACGCGCTGTGGACCCGCGTCCGGCCGGAGCGTCGACCATCGATCCCACCTCGGACAACGACCGCCGGGCCCGCTGGTGACGCGATCCGTACCGCGCGCGGTAACCCCGGGCGTCGGGGGCGCGACGTAGGCTGCCCTGCATGCGAATCGGAGCCCACGTCGATCCGACCGACCCGCTGGCCGAGGCGGCCGCCCGGGACGCCGAGGCGGTGCAGTTCTTCCTCGCCGACCCGCAGGGCTGGAAGGCCCCGAAGCCGCGGGAGGACGCCGAGCGCCTCCGGGCCGCCGACATCGACCTCTACGTGCACGCGCCGTACGTCATCAACGTGGCCACGCTGAACAACCGGATCCGCATCCCCAGCCGCAAGCTGCTGCTCGGCCACGCCGCCGCCGCGGCGGCGGTCGGCGCCCGCGGGCTGATCGTGCACGGCGGCCACGTCAACGCCGGTGACGACCTCACCGTCGGCTTCGACAACTGGCGGAAGACCTTCGCGTACGCGGCGGACTCCGGTGGCTTCCCGCTCCCCATCCTGATCGAGAACACCGCCGGCGGTGACAACGCCTGCGCCCGGCACCTGGACGCGCTGGCCCGGCTCTGGGACGCGCTCGGCGACTACGAGGTGGGCTTCTGCCTCGACACCTGTCACGCGCACGCCGGGGGCGAGGAGCTGCTGGGCCTCGTCGACCGGGTGAAGGCGATCACCGGCCGGATCGACCTGATCCACGCGAACAACTCCAAGGGCGCGTTCAACTCCGGCCAGGACCGCCACGACAACCTCACGGGCGGCACCATCGACCCGGAGCTCGTGGTCGCGGTGATCCGGGCGGCGGGCGCGCCGGTGATCGTGGAGACTCCCGGCGGCACCGAGGGCCAGGCGGCCGACATCGCGTTCCTGCGCGGGCAGCTGGGCCCGACGGCATGACCACCGAGCAGTCCGACGCGACCGGCGGCCGGGCCGACAGCGGCCCGCAGGCGGCCTCCGGCGACGGCGCGCCCGACGCGAAGCCCAAGGCGACCAGGCGTCGAAAGGCTCCGAAGAAGGGCGCCACGGCGGGTGGAGCGACGTCGGGCGAAACCGGCCCGACGGAGCGGCCACCGGCCACCGGGGACGAGCCGCCGTCGACTGCCGGAGCCGGCGGGAACGGTGACCGCGCCGAGAGCGGTGCGGCAGCCGGGACCACTGCCACCGCGGCGGCAGGCAGCAGCGGCATGGCCGCCAGGACCGATGCCGACGCCGCCGGGACGGCTGACGCGGCCGCGATCGACGGCCAGGTCGCGACCGACAAGAGCGCGACCGACAAGAGCGCGACCGAAAGCCAGGCCGGGGCGGGCAGGACCGGGGACGACGGCACGGACGGGGAGAAGCCCGCCGACCCCTGGACGGCGTTCGGTCCCGCTCCCGATCCGGTGCTCACCCGGCCCCGCCGGGCGGTCCGCGCGGTGGGCCGGTTCCTGGTGCACGAGTGGACCCTGGCCGCCGTCGCCTCGCTGGTCCTGGCCGTGCTGATGACCTGGCCCACGCTCCGCTACCCGCGCTACACCCTGCCGCAGGACTACTGGGACCCGAGCCTCCAGGCCTGGCAGATGGCCTGGTCCGGCCACATCCTGCTGACCGACCCGGCGCAGCTGTGGACCTCGAACACGTTCTTCCCCGAGCCGTGGAGCTTCGCCTTCTCCGACACGCTGCTCGGCTACGCCCCGGCGGGCATGATCGGGGCTGGTCCCGGGGACGCCCTGCTGCGCTACAACATCATGTTCGTGCTGGCACACGCCCTCGCCACGTTCGGGGCGTACGCGCTGGCGCGGCAGCTCGGCGCGGGCCGCATCGGCGGCGCGGTGGCCGGTGCCGGCTACGCCTACGCCCCATGGCTGCTGGCCCAGGCCGGGCACCTGCACATCATCTCCAACGGCGGCATCCCGCTGGCGCTGGCCATGCTGGCCCGCGGTCACGGCTGGTCGCTGCGCCACGGCTACCGCCCCCGGCGCCGGCACGCCGGCTGGGCGTTCGCGGGCTGGCTGGTGGCCGCCTGGCAGCTCAGTCTCGGCTTCGGCATCGGGCTGCCGTTCGCGTACCTGCTGGCCGGTGTCGTGCTGGTCTCGGCGATCCTCTGGTTCATGCGGCGGCGCCGGGTGAAGCGCCCGTTCGGCCGGCGCCTGTTCCTCGCCGACCTGCTCGGCGGGCTGGTGTTCGCCGCCGTGGGGGCGCTGCTGGCCGTGCCGTACTTCAAGGTCGCGGAGCTGCACCCGAACGCCGCGCGGACGCTCGGCGAGATCCAGCTGTACTCGCCACCGGCCAGCGGGTTCTTCACCGCGCCGGCCGAGTCGCGGATCTGGGGTGAGCTGCACGAGGGCGCCCGGGCCGTGCTGCCCTGGCATCCGGAGATGACGTTGCTGCCCGGCTTCGTGCTCTACGCGCTGGCCGCCGGCGGGCTGTTCTTCTCGGTCTGGCGGGTGCGCCACCGGCTCTTCCTGCTGGCCGGGGTGCTGGTGACGATGGCGCTGGCCATGGGCACCCGGTTCTTCGGCGGCCGCTTCACCTACGTGCCGCTCTTCGAGCACCTGCCGGGCTGGAACGGGCTGCGGACGCCGGGCCGGATGATGCTCTGGACGACCCTCCTTCTCGGCCTGCTCGCGGCCGGTGCGGTCACCGCGTTCTGCGCCCGGGTACGCGAACTCGCCGCCGAGCGGGTCCCGGCGTGGCCGGGCCCGTGGCTGCGACTGGCCACCCTGGTGCCGCTGCTGCTGGTCGTCGTGGAGGGGTCGAACGTCACCCCGCACCCGGTCGTGCCGCGGCAGCCGGCGGTGCTGCGGACGGTCGACGGTCCCATGCTGGTGCTGCCGAGCAGCCAGAACCTGGACCAGCCGGTGATGCTCTGGTCGACCGACCGGTTCCAGCCGATGGTCAACGGCGGCAGCGGCTTCACCCCGAACGCGCAGGCCCAGGTACGCGAGGCGACGGTCAGCTTCCCCGACTTCGGCAGCGTCGACTACCTACGGAAACTGGGTGTCAAGAACGTGGTGGTGCTCCGCGACCGGCTCGGCGGCACCCCGTGGGAGGGGATGCTCGACCGGCCGGTCGACGGGCTGGGCGTGACCCGGGAAGAGGTCGGCGACGCGGTGGTCTACCGCCTCTGACCCGATCTCCGAGGGTCAGGCGGCGACCGTTTCGGCGGGGTGGACCACGGTGGCCGGGTGCCGCCAGCGCTGGTACCAGGGCGCGTCCGGCGCGCCGTCGAGCACCCCGCCGTCCGGGTCGTCCGCGTAGGTGTCCCGGACGGCGTCCCGCTCGGGGCGCAGGATGTCCCGGATCACGAAGCCACAGAGCACCGCGACGGTGATGAGGCGGAGGCTGGCGGCGAGCACGAAGACACCCTCGGGGAAGACCGGCCGGGTGGTGGCCGCGCCCAGCAGTTCGCCGTAGAAGGCGGCGAAGTAGCAGACCTCGGCGAACTGCCAGGCCAGGAAGGCGCCCCAGCGCGGCCGGGCGAGCACCGCGAGCGGCAGCAGCCAGAGCACGAACTGCTGGGACCAGACCTTGCTGAAGATCAGGAAGGCGGCGACCACCAGGAAGGCCAGCTGGGCGAGGCGGGGGCGGCGCGGCGCGAGCAGCGCCAACGCGGCCACGCCGAGG is from Micromonospora terminaliae and encodes:
- the rpsF gene encoding 30S ribosomal protein S6, which translates into the protein MRHYEVMVILDPSLEERTVAPSLDTYLNVIRTAGGSVEKTDVWGRRRLAYEINKKAEGIYAVIDLQASPEAVAELDRQLRLNESVLRTKVIRPEMR
- a CDS encoding maleylpyruvate isomerase N-terminal domain-containing protein produces the protein MTAIRQHEALAQAYDGITAVVTPLDDADLQRPTRCRGWLVADLLFHVLCDAQRALVTLASPAPGPADVDDVSYWRAFTPGGDDEASVKHAWWARRSAAAFDRPSGVVRIWSDTAPAAARAAAAADPDGHVTTQGHVLRVPDFLATLTTEAVIHHLDLVLDLPGAPLPTEAPTRVAVATVDGLLPDDAVRPTGWDDRDYLLKATGRVPLTDRDRLELGEAAGWFPLLG
- the dnaB gene encoding replicative DNA helicase; the protein is MSVTDETRSERAGGQPPAPAQRDGQFEKTPPQDVAAEQCVLGGMLLSKDAIADVVEILKSNDFYRPVHATIFDAILDIYGRGEPADPITVAAALADSGDLARIGGAPYLHTLIASVPTAANAAYYARIVGERAVLRRLVEAGTRIVQLGYGTGQGGSRDVDDVVDLAQQAVYEVTEKRVSEDFAVLADMLQPTLDEIEAVGAQGGVMTGVPTGFSDLDRLLNGLHPGQLIIVAGRPGLGKSTASMDFARNAAIRANQASAIFSLEMSKVEIVMRLLSAEARVPLHVLRSGQLSDDDWTKLARCMGEISEAPLFVDDTPSMNLMEIRAKARRLKQKHDLKLIVVDYLQLMTSPKRTESRQQEVADLSRGLKLLAKEVECPVIAVSQLNRGPEQRTDKRPQLSDLRESGSIEQDADVVILLHRDDYYDKESPRAGEADLIVAKHRNGPTDTITVAAQLHLSRFVDMAIV
- a CDS encoding single-stranded DNA-binding protein — its product is MREEMVMAGDTTITVIGNLTDDPELRFTPSGAAVAKFRVASTPRFMDKASGEWKDGEPLFLSCTVWRQAAENVAESLQRGARVIVSGRLRQRSYETREGEKRTVIELEVDEIGPSLRYATAKVQKMSRSGGGGGGFGGGGGQGGGGGNFDDPWASAAPAPSRGGSGGGNFDEEPPF
- a CDS encoding phosphoribosyltransferase, which translates into the protein MTTYRDRAEAGRILAGRLGDLAGRPGVIVLGLVRGGVPVAQVIADRLGAPLDVLVIRKLGMPWAPEVAYGALGPGGVQVLNDMIADRIDPDERADVRRREQTELDRREQLYRGGRPQLDLAGRTAVIVDDGLATGATARAAVQVARHLGAARVVVAVPVGSDQAYEMLAAEADQVICDQIPPDFAAVGAYYDDFHEVSDDEVTQALSATA
- the rpsR gene encoding 30S ribosomal protein S18, whose amino-acid sequence is MAKAAALRKPKKKVNPLDKDGITYIDYKDTALLRKFISDRGKIRARRVTGVTSQQQRQIARAVKNAREMALLPYTATTR
- a CDS encoding zf-TFIIB domain-containing protein gives rise to the protein MQLTCPKCHGEMRQYERSGVIIDQCGECRGIFLDRGELEKLFEAEANWNQQHGARQAAPAGGGYTPPPPPPPAAAPHQPGYGAVPPPPPPPPGHGYAQPAYGQHYGYHGHYRRKKKHHGFLGELFD
- the rplI gene encoding 50S ribosomal protein L9, whose amino-acid sequence is MKIILTQEVSGLGAPGDIVEVKDGYGRNYLLPQGFAIAWTKGAEKQVTVIQRARAAREIRDLDHANEVKAQVEGLKVNLKARAGDGGRLFGSVTPAEIVDAVKAAGGPTLDRRRLVLPSHIKSLGAYPVSIRLHPEVTAKFDLNVVKG
- a CDS encoding deoxyribonuclease IV is translated as MRIGAHVDPTDPLAEAAARDAEAVQFFLADPQGWKAPKPREDAERLRAADIDLYVHAPYVINVATLNNRIRIPSRKLLLGHAAAAAAVGARGLIVHGGHVNAGDDLTVGFDNWRKTFAYAADSGGFPLPILIENTAGGDNACARHLDALARLWDALGDYEVGFCLDTCHAHAGGEELLGLVDRVKAITGRIDLIHANNSKGAFNSGQDRHDNLTGGTIDPELVVAVIRAAGAPVIVETPGGTEGQAADIAFLRGQLGPTA